A section of the Saccopteryx leptura isolate mSacLep1 chromosome 4, mSacLep1_pri_phased_curated, whole genome shotgun sequence genome encodes:
- the CENPX gene encoding centromere protein X isoform X4 has protein sequence MEGAGACFRKELVSKLLHLHFKDDKTKVSGDALLLMAELLKIFVLAAIRSVQQSQAEDLACVDVNQLEKVLPQLLLDF, from the exons ATGGAGGGAGCCGGTGCCTGCTTCCGCAAG GAACTGGTGAGCAAGCTGCTGCACCTACATTTCAAGGACGACAAGACCAAAG TCAGCGGGGATGCACTGCTGCTCATGGCGGAGTTGCTGAAGATCTTCGTCTTGG CAGCTATCCGCAGTGTCCAGCAGTCCCAGGCAGAGGACCTGGCCTGTGTAGATGTGAACCAGCTGGAGAAGGTGCTGCCTCAGCTG CTTCTGGACTTCTAG
- the CENPX gene encoding centromere protein X isoform X3, translating into MEGAGACFRKELVSKLLHLHFKDDKTKVSGDALLLMAELLKIFVLEAAIRSVQQSQAEDLACVDVNQLEKVLPQLLLDF; encoded by the exons ATGGAGGGAGCCGGTGCCTGCTTCCGCAAG GAACTGGTGAGCAAGCTGCTGCACCTACATTTCAAGGACGACAAGACCAAAG TCAGCGGGGATGCACTGCTGCTCATGGCGGAGTTGCTGAAGATCTTCGTCTTGG AAGCAGCTATCCGCAGTGTCCAGCAGTCCCAGGCAGAGGACCTGGCCTGTGTAGATGTGAACCAGCTGGAGAAGGTGCTGCCTCAGCTG CTTCTGGACTTCTAG
- the CENPX gene encoding centromere protein X isoform X2 gives MRAKGRARAAAGRQPEEPRQRAPDSLGGAEAGLWSGCGWRWGTPKSARHGGGHGGSRCLLPQVSGDALLLMAELLKIFVLAAIRSVQQSQAEDLACVDVNQLEKVLPQLLLDF, from the exons ATGAGGGCGAAGGGCCGGGCGCGTGCAGCCGCGGGCCGCCAGCCCGAGGAGCCGAGGCAACGCGCTCCAGACTCATTAGGAGGGGCAGAGGCGGGGCTGTGGAGTGGCTGTggctggaggtgggggactcCGAAAAGCGCGCGCCACGGCGGCGGTCATGGAGGGAGCCGGTGCCTGCTTCCGCAAG TCAGCGGGGATGCACTGCTGCTCATGGCGGAGTTGCTGAAGATCTTCGTCTTGG CAGCTATCCGCAGTGTCCAGCAGTCCCAGGCAGAGGACCTGGCCTGTGTAGATGTGAACCAGCTGGAGAAGGTGCTGCCTCAGCTG CTTCTGGACTTCTAG
- the CENPX gene encoding centromere protein X isoform X1 codes for MRAKGRARAAAGRQPEEPRQRAPDSLGGAEAGLWSGCGWRWGTPKSARHGGGHGGSRCLLPQVSGDALLLMAELLKIFVLEAAIRSVQQSQAEDLACVDVNQLEKVLPQLLLDF; via the exons ATGAGGGCGAAGGGCCGGGCGCGTGCAGCCGCGGGCCGCCAGCCCGAGGAGCCGAGGCAACGCGCTCCAGACTCATTAGGAGGGGCAGAGGCGGGGCTGTGGAGTGGCTGTggctggaggtgggggactcCGAAAAGCGCGCGCCACGGCGGCGGTCATGGAGGGAGCCGGTGCCTGCTTCCGCAAG TCAGCGGGGATGCACTGCTGCTCATGGCGGAGTTGCTGAAGATCTTCGTCTTGG AAGCAGCTATCCGCAGTGTCCAGCAGTCCCAGGCAGAGGACCTGGCCTGTGTAGATGTGAACCAGCTGGAGAAGGTGCTGCCTCAGCTG CTTCTGGACTTCTAG